In Shewanella sp. GD04112, the sequence GGCAATGCCGGACGAAACCGTTGTGTGCGTCACGGGCGATGGTTCGATTCAGATGAATATTCAAGAGCTTTCAACCGCTCTGCAATACGATACGCCTGTTAAAATTATCAACTTAAACAACCGTTTCCTTGGTATGGTGAAACAATGGCAGGATATGATCTACTCGGGTCGCCATTCCCATTCCTATATGGATTCCGTCCCCAACTTTGCCAAAATTGCCGAAGCCTATGGCCATGTTGGCATGACGATTAGCGATCCTGCTGAGCTTGAGTCTAAGATGGCCGAAGCCCTTGCCATGAAAGACAGACTGGTATTTATCGACATTATGGTGGATGAGACTGAGCACGTGTATCCCATGCTTATCCGCGGCGGCGCGATGAATGAAATGTGGTTAAGCAAAACGGAGAAATGCTAATGCGTCGAATTATATCTGTATTACTCGAAAACCAATCCGGCGCCCTATCCCGTGTTGTCGGCCTGTTTTCCCAGCGCGGTTACAACATCGAAAGTTTAACTGTGGCACCAACCGATGATAACACCTTATCGCGCCTCAATATTACCGTAGTGGCCGACGAAAAAGTGCTAGAGCAAATCGAGAAACAGCTGCACAAGTTAGTCGATGTGCTTAAGGTGTCGAATGTCACCGAATCGGCTTATATCGAGCGGGAGTTGGCGCTGGTTAAAGTCCGCGCCCAAGGGGAATTACGGGAAGAAATTAAGCGTACCGCCGATATCTTCCGTGGGCAAATTGTCGATGTCACCGCCAATCTCTACACCATTCAATTGGTGGGCACGACCGAGAAACTCGATGCCTTTATTCACTCCATGGGTGAAGTGACCAAGGTAGTTGAAGTATCGCGCTCGGGCGTTGTGGGTCTGGCCCGCGGCGAGAAAGCGATGAGAGCATAGCGCTGATATCCCCATTAACCCTATGTGAGCTTGCCATCGCAAGGCTTTGACATAGACCTCATGGGATTTTAATTGGTGGGATAACAATAAGGGGAGCACTAAGCTCCCCTTCTTTATCCTTGCGATTCAGGATTAGGATTGACCGTCTAATAGGCGCGAGGTGGTGATTTCAATCTTGCGTGGTTTTAACGCTTCTGGGATTTCACGCACTAAATCAATGTTCAATAAACCATTCTCTAAACTGGCACCCAATACAGTCACATAATCCGCCAGTTGGAAAGTGCGTTCAAACCCGCGCTCGGCAATACCTTGGTATAGGTATTTACGCTCGGTTTGGCTCTCGGCCTTATTGCCTTTCACCAGTAATTTCTCACCTTCGCTACTGATCTCAAGCTCTTCCATCGAGAACCCGGCCACGGCCATAGTAATGCGATAACGATTTTCGCCAAGGAGTTCAATGTTATATGGAGGATAACCTGAGTTGCCATTATTCGCGGCAGCATGTTCTGCCATCTGGGCTAAACGATCAAAACCAATAGCACTACGGTAAAGAGGAGTTAAATCATAAGTACGCATATTCATATCCTTGTCTTAAGCAATATGGAAAGTGGCGAACGTTTTTCAATTGAAAACGCATTTACCTCG encodes:
- a CDS encoding Hsp20 family protein; amino-acid sequence: MRTYDLTPLYRSAIGFDRLAQMAEHAAANNGNSGYPPYNIELLGENRYRITMAVAGFSMEELEISSEGEKLLVKGNKAESQTERKYLYQGIAERGFERTFQLADYVTVLGASLENGLLNIDLVREIPEALKPRKIEITTSRLLDGQS
- the ilvN gene encoding acetolactate synthase small subunit, encoding MRRIISVLLENQSGALSRVVGLFSQRGYNIESLTVAPTDDNTLSRLNITVVADEKVLEQIEKQLHKLVDVLKVSNVTESAYIERELALVKVRAQGELREEIKRTADIFRGQIVDVTANLYTIQLVGTTEKLDAFIHSMGEVTKVVEVSRSGVVGLARGEKAMRA